The DNA sequence ctgtgataagcatcaatCAACACATTTGCCAAAGACATGAGTTTTTTAGGAGAATAAGATTTCAGATTTCTCTGAACATCCAGAAAATTTACCTCATTATTGTCGTCATCTTCATCATAATCAGACTAAGCcatcaaggcaaagattgagtcaTACTTAGTTGCTTCACTTTCCACTGCCATCATTGAACTATCACCAtgatcatcttcttcttcatattCGCTGGAGGAGTCTCCCCATGTAGCAAGAGCATGCTTTACAACGTTGTCAGTGGCATTCTTTCTCTTGAAGTGTTTATCAGGAACCGCGTTCCTTTTGGCTGCTTTGTCAAAGTTGTTTTTGTGCTGATCTTGCTTTAGGAGAGGGCACTCCTTGATGAAGTGTCCTGGCTTGCCACATTTATGACAGAGGTCATAATTTTTTGGCTTGCTAGAACTTcccctttttggaatgcctccattcctgcgaaccatcttctggaatcttcttgtcaagtaagccatatcaccatcctcaccacttgaatcaTTGTTTCCTATCTTgagaaccaggttcttctcccttttgggttctcttctttcattgtccttcttcttcttctttatttcatatgttttcaaattgccaacaagttcatCTATGGTCAGTGTCTGCAAGTCTTTCGCCTCCGTAATGGCGTTCACTTTGCTTTCCCAAGAACTGGGCAGTACACTAAGGATTTTCCTGACAAGCTTGTTTCTTGTTATAGTTTCACCAAAAGAGTGAAGCTCATTAATGATGGAGGTGAACCGAGTATGTATATCTTGGATGGATTCATCATCTTTCATCCTGAAGAGCTCGTATTCAGTTGTGAGCATGTCGATCTTGGATTGCTTAACCTGTGTTGTTCCTTCGTGAGTTGTCTAAAGAGCTTCCCAGATTTCCTTGGCTGACTGACAAGCCGATATCTTGTTGTATTCATCAGGACCAATTCTACAAACAAGAATTTTCTTCGCACGAAAATTCTTTTCTACGGCCTTTCGATCAGCGTCATTGAATTCCTTCCTTGTCTTGGGAATGGCTACAGCTGGGTCACCAAGGTTCTTGGTAGGGATAAAGGGTCCGTCACATATGACATCCCATAGCTCagaatcttcagccatgatgaaATTGGGCATCCTAGTTTTCCACCATCTGTAATACTGTCCATTGAACCTAGGTGGTCTGTAAGTAGACTGGCCTTCTTCGAAGTTTGGAGGAGCAACCAtaaggatcctttctaggtgttaacctgatagaaagaacctgctctgataccaattgatagaatataagggtccaccaaactctatagagaaccaggttctctatcggTTCCACTGGAACACACGCACACAGTAGTAAGTAAATGACTAGAggaattttacgtgaaaaattcccagctcaacgggattaaaaTTCACGActtacccttgtaggatttcaacttcactataGAAAAAATTTTAGATTATAACCTATGCAACCTATGAATTAACTTCTTAATctctcactaacttgtaatactctattacaagccactttgtaataactccattacaaagactttacaactcgactaactctagccaagactcaaacacaaaggtttaaggtttacaaagagtttcctACAGAATACTTCTAAACAATCTAAGTAGGAAATACAGTTtaagaactattacaaagttacaactcaactaaggataTACAATGACTTGCTATGGGGAATTGGTCCGTAgtagtgttgttctttgttcttgatgcacttgagaattgATTGCTTGATGATCAATGACCGTAAGAGTGCTTGGATGAATTCTCTAAGTGAACAAGTGATTTGTTTTTACCTTCCTTGATGTTAATAATacatttgtgacatcactagaATGATGTAAGCAAGGTAAGTAAAAGTCACCCCCCATAAAGTTGATTGTTGTACTGTTTCTGCATTGTAGCgtgtgcaggcagcaactttacagctgGGGTAGTTGACTTGTATAGTTTCCTCGGGAAATGATAGTtatctgttccctctgttgttcctcTGACTCAGAAGAGTCGAAGCATATTCCAAGCTAGAACCTTTCGATCTTAAGGTCTTGAGGATATATAactggttccttatctggttcttgccaataagtttgttagatcatcaaaatataaagCAAGGTACTTGTAACCTATcaaagtggataacattgttagatccacttaaactccaacagagtttgcaagaaatatacaaccaccagaagaGGTTAtatttcgtatatctcattgttactaaattttgttaaccaccagaagtggtatatgtctatgaccaccagaagtgataatttaggctttctatAGTTACAGTTAAAGATAAGCTAGaaaaatattctctatattacatgcacgcatcgatttgctcctgaagtagtaaatattttaaaagaggttgaagcatcacaatttgatgtgacTAATGtgcgttcagataattatgttcgattTTCTGAAGGCTGAGAATTTTTGATAAACATTAATCAATTCCCTaaagtgaatgtgataatattaataaagccaTAAATATGAGCGcgctcttgatgtaaatatattacaattcacctctagaagagttaatatgattgagagaatatatattcaatatttcgtattttaaatttgctcctgaagaagtaacacaattgaaattttctCTTGAAATAGGAAAATATTTTGAAGCAGTGTCTTTCTatgcttaaacaaaataatgagctatttaaagttattttttatgcatattttcattccctggagtgaatgaaggaataccacaactcacctcctgaagaggtagaataatagaggatataaatattatttttatagcaTAAAGATCATTTTCCACACGTACCTgttgtacgtaaaacatcttggataattttattaagtatcattctaaggcaaaagcattcttgtagaatgctttctactacaatcacattgatatattatggttagttGTTATTAACTACCCCGAAGAAAATAACAACTCATGTATATTTTCCTAG is a window from the Nicotiana tomentosiformis chromosome 10, ASM39032v3, whole genome shotgun sequence genome containing:
- the LOC117273924 gene encoding uncharacterized protein, with the translated sequence MVAPPNFEEGQSTYRPPRFNGQYYRWWKTRMPNFIMAEDSELWDVICDGPFIPTKNLGDPAVAIPKTRKEFNDADRKAVEKNFRAKKILVCRIGPDEYNKISACQSAKEIWEAL